A single window of Bombus pascuorum chromosome 1, iyBomPasc1.1, whole genome shotgun sequence DNA harbors:
- the LOC132915690 gene encoding uncharacterized protein LOC132915690 isoform X2: MIYKLEPSFPYRNVTVRRGVEFKDHYDIESEIGRGKFGTVYRCKEKVSDLMLAAKVVNTAKKEDKRSVEREVEIMRRLQHPRLIQLYDAIDTGKQIYVILELIEGGELFERVIDDDFVLTERSCAVFMRQICEGIEFVHRQNILHLDLKPENILCLTKEGNRIKIIDFGLAREYDPKKKLQVLFGTPEFVAPEVVNFDQIGYGTDMWSIGVICYVLLSGLSPFMGDTDIETMANVTIAKYDFDHDAFANISEDAKDFIRCLLVKDKDKRMSATHCREHRWLAKKPATQQQQQVEQTVTISKPKTPDLPIPRVETSSVDELDVTKDNLRLFVERWREHPDSPYIIDIPQCVLTQQNSTRDYEELVSLGGHSPSPCASISSEPSEATDGSPRESYGTFLTVPSYGLERRASEGVTTEKSRGDPASQIILADEIIKLSERLRSIATGASGYSNEEESSSETGEQSKKPLEDKDKRNGVRSRNGLVVENTECNEIAEKLSSIVRHRKLNGTTFHSSRSFDRNTETSTANMFASLKKSKQKKEEERSRKGSIESVRSESFEKKVEDITSKKNEIVFNRNEAEMDLTPPWRRARVKQFGETSRDVPRISALRNLHKSLNLDEPTNTKDLLLHLLGEWEGTTRSSGVGRKSVSVDWCGEESVARKTMNSLAEYFQSKQQKSTATNVSSSTSSSIHR; the protein is encoded by the exons ATGATCTAca AGCTCGAACCGAGTTTCCCCTATCGAAATGTGACAGTGCGTCGGGGCGTGGAATTCAAGGATCATTATGACATCGAATCTGAGATCGGACG AGGAAAATTTGGCACCGTTTATCGATGTAAGGAGAAAGTAAGCGACTTGATGCTCGCCGCAAAGGTGGTGAACACGGCGAAAAAGGAGGACAAACGATCGGTGGAACGAGAGGTGGAAATTATGAGACGGTTACAACATCCACGACTTATTCAGCTCTACGATGCCATTGACACCGGCAAGCAGATATACGTAATTTTGGAACT GATCGAAGGTGGCGAACTATTTGAGAGGGTGATAGACGACGATTTCGTGTTGACCGAGCGTAGCTGCGCCGTTTTCATGCGACAGATCTGCGAGGGTATAGAGTTCGTTCACCgacagaatattttacatctcGATTTAAAG CCTGAAAACATATTATGTTTGACAAAGGAGGGTAATAGAATCAAAATCATAGACTTCGGTCTGGCGAGGGAGTACGATCCAAAGAAGAAGTTGCAAGTTCTATTTGGCACGCCGGAGTTCGTTGCACCGGAAGTCGTAAATTTCGATCAGATTGGTTATGGTACCGACATGTGGAGTATAGGCGTCATCTGTTACGTATT atTATCCGGTTTGTCACCGTTCATGGGAGACACAGACATCGAGACAATGGCAAACGTGACCATCGCGAAGTACGACTTTGATCATGACGCATTCGCCAATATATCCGAAGACGCGAAGGATTTTATCCGTTGTCTGCTAGTCAAAGACAAAGA CAAACGAATGTCGGCCACGCACTGCAGGGAACATCGTTGGTTGGCGAAGAAGCCAGCGacgcagcaacagcagcaggtCGAGCAAACGGTGACGATATCGAAGCCGAAGACTCCAGATCTGCCAATCCCTCGAGTGGAAACGAGCAGCGTAGACGAGTTGGACGTGACCAAGGACAATCTGAGGCTGTTCGTGGAGCGCTGGCGTGAGCACCCTGACAGCCCGTATATCATAGATATTCCTCAGTGTGTGTTGACTCAACAGAATTCGACTCGCGATTACGAGGAATTAGTGTCGTTAGGAGGTCACAGTCCGTCGCCTTGTGCCAGTATCTCCAGCGAACCGTCAGAAGCGACGGACGGCTCACCCCGAGAGAGCTACGGCACGTTCCTGACGGTGCCTAGCTACGGTCTCGAGAGGAGAGCCTCCGAGGGCGTCACCACGGAGAAGTCAAGGGGCGACCCTGCCAGTCAAATCATCTTGGCTGATGAGATAATCAAATTATCAGAGCGTCTGAGATCCATAGCGACGGGAGCGAGCGGATATTCAAACGAGGAGGAAAGCTCCTCGGAGACCGGCGAGCAGAGCAAGAAGCCGCTCGAAGACAAGGACAAGAGGAACGGTGTTCGTTCGAGGAACGGATTGGTTGTTGAAAATACCGAATGCAACGAAATTGCGGAGAAATTGTCGAGCATAGTAAGACACAGGAAGCTCAACGGAACCACGTTCCATAGTAGTCGTAGTTTTGATAGGAACACGGAAACCAGTACCGCGAATATGTTCGCCTCGTTGAAGAAGTCGAAGcagaagaaagaggaggaaagaagcCGGAAAGGCTCTATAGAATCAGTTAGGTCGGAATCTTTCGAGAAGAAAGTGGAAGATATAACGagtaagaaaaatgaaatagtatttaacagAAATGAGGCTGAGATGGATCTTACTCCACCGTGGCGGCGCGCACGGGTGAAACAATTTGGTGAGACTAGTAGGGACGTCCCACGAATTTCTGCCCTTCGTAATTTGCATAAGAGTCTGAATCTGGATGAACCTACTAATACCAAGGATTTGTTGCTACATTTGCTTGGTGAATGGGAAGGAACCACGAGGTCGTCAGGAGTTGGTCGGAAGTCCGTCAGCGTTGATTGGTGTGGCGAGGAATCTGTTGCTAGGAAAACGATGAACTCTTTGGCCGAATATTTCCAATCGAAACAACAAAAGTCGACGGCGACTAACGTTAGTTCATCCACGTCGAGTTCGATACATCGTTGA
- the LOC132915690 gene encoding uncharacterized protein LOC132915690 isoform X3, translating into MLAAKVVNTAKKEDKRSVEREVEIMRRLQHPRLIQLYDAIDTGKQIYVILELIEGGELFERVIDDDFVLTERSCAVFMRQICEGIEFVHRQNILHLDLKPENILCLTKEGNRIKIIDFGLAREYDPKKKLQVLFGTPEFVAPEVVNFDQIGYGTDMWSIGVICYVLLSGLSPFMGDTDIETMANVTIAKYDFDHDAFANISEDAKDFIRCLLVKDKDKRMSATHCREHRWLAKKPATQQQQQVEQTVTISKPKTPDLPIPRVETSSVDELDVTKDNLRLFVERWREHPDSPYIIDIPQCVLTQQNSTRDYEELVSLGGHSPSPCASISSEPSEATDGSPRESYGTFLTVPSYGLERRASEGVTTEKSRGDPASQIILADEIIKLSERLRSIATGASGYSNEEESSSETGEQSKKPLEDKDKRNGVRSRNGLVVENTECNEIAEKLSSIVRHRKLNGTTFHSSRSFDRNTETSTANMFASLKKSKQKKEEERSRKGSIESVRSESFEKKVEDITSKKNEIVFNRNEAEMDLTPPWRRARVKQFGETSRDVPRISALRNLHKSLNLDEPTNTKDLLLHLLGEWEGTTRSSGVGRKSVSVDWCGEESVARKTMNSLAEYFQSKQQKSTATNVSSSTSSSIHR; encoded by the exons ATGCTCGCCGCAAAGGTGGTGAACACGGCGAAAAAGGAGGACAAACGATCGGTGGAACGAGAGGTGGAAATTATGAGACGGTTACAACATCCACGACTTATTCAGCTCTACGATGCCATTGACACCGGCAAGCAGATATACGTAATTTTGGAACT GATCGAAGGTGGCGAACTATTTGAGAGGGTGATAGACGACGATTTCGTGTTGACCGAGCGTAGCTGCGCCGTTTTCATGCGACAGATCTGCGAGGGTATAGAGTTCGTTCACCgacagaatattttacatctcGATTTAAAG CCTGAAAACATATTATGTTTGACAAAGGAGGGTAATAGAATCAAAATCATAGACTTCGGTCTGGCGAGGGAGTACGATCCAAAGAAGAAGTTGCAAGTTCTATTTGGCACGCCGGAGTTCGTTGCACCGGAAGTCGTAAATTTCGATCAGATTGGTTATGGTACCGACATGTGGAGTATAGGCGTCATCTGTTACGTATT atTATCCGGTTTGTCACCGTTCATGGGAGACACAGACATCGAGACAATGGCAAACGTGACCATCGCGAAGTACGACTTTGATCATGACGCATTCGCCAATATATCCGAAGACGCGAAGGATTTTATCCGTTGTCTGCTAGTCAAAGACAAAGA CAAACGAATGTCGGCCACGCACTGCAGGGAACATCGTTGGTTGGCGAAGAAGCCAGCGacgcagcaacagcagcaggtCGAGCAAACGGTGACGATATCGAAGCCGAAGACTCCAGATCTGCCAATCCCTCGAGTGGAAACGAGCAGCGTAGACGAGTTGGACGTGACCAAGGACAATCTGAGGCTGTTCGTGGAGCGCTGGCGTGAGCACCCTGACAGCCCGTATATCATAGATATTCCTCAGTGTGTGTTGACTCAACAGAATTCGACTCGCGATTACGAGGAATTAGTGTCGTTAGGAGGTCACAGTCCGTCGCCTTGTGCCAGTATCTCCAGCGAACCGTCAGAAGCGACGGACGGCTCACCCCGAGAGAGCTACGGCACGTTCCTGACGGTGCCTAGCTACGGTCTCGAGAGGAGAGCCTCCGAGGGCGTCACCACGGAGAAGTCAAGGGGCGACCCTGCCAGTCAAATCATCTTGGCTGATGAGATAATCAAATTATCAGAGCGTCTGAGATCCATAGCGACGGGAGCGAGCGGATATTCAAACGAGGAGGAAAGCTCCTCGGAGACCGGCGAGCAGAGCAAGAAGCCGCTCGAAGACAAGGACAAGAGGAACGGTGTTCGTTCGAGGAACGGATTGGTTGTTGAAAATACCGAATGCAACGAAATTGCGGAGAAATTGTCGAGCATAGTAAGACACAGGAAGCTCAACGGAACCACGTTCCATAGTAGTCGTAGTTTTGATAGGAACACGGAAACCAGTACCGCGAATATGTTCGCCTCGTTGAAGAAGTCGAAGcagaagaaagaggaggaaagaagcCGGAAAGGCTCTATAGAATCAGTTAGGTCGGAATCTTTCGAGAAGAAAGTGGAAGATATAACGagtaagaaaaatgaaatagtatttaacagAAATGAGGCTGAGATGGATCTTACTCCACCGTGGCGGCGCGCACGGGTGAAACAATTTGGTGAGACTAGTAGGGACGTCCCACGAATTTCTGCCCTTCGTAATTTGCATAAGAGTCTGAATCTGGATGAACCTACTAATACCAAGGATTTGTTGCTACATTTGCTTGGTGAATGGGAAGGAACCACGAGGTCGTCAGGAGTTGGTCGGAAGTCCGTCAGCGTTGATTGGTGTGGCGAGGAATCTGTTGCTAGGAAAACGATGAACTCTTTGGCCGAATATTTCCAATCGAAACAACAAAAGTCGACGGCGACTAACGTTAGTTCATCCACGTCGAGTTCGATACATCGTTGA
- the LOC132915690 gene encoding uncharacterized protein LOC132915690 isoform X1 gives MIRVDETDPVGELEPSFPYRNVTVRRGVEFKDHYDIESEIGRGKFGTVYRCKEKVSDLMLAAKVVNTAKKEDKRSVEREVEIMRRLQHPRLIQLYDAIDTGKQIYVILELIEGGELFERVIDDDFVLTERSCAVFMRQICEGIEFVHRQNILHLDLKPENILCLTKEGNRIKIIDFGLAREYDPKKKLQVLFGTPEFVAPEVVNFDQIGYGTDMWSIGVICYVLLSGLSPFMGDTDIETMANVTIAKYDFDHDAFANISEDAKDFIRCLLVKDKDKRMSATHCREHRWLAKKPATQQQQQVEQTVTISKPKTPDLPIPRVETSSVDELDVTKDNLRLFVERWREHPDSPYIIDIPQCVLTQQNSTRDYEELVSLGGHSPSPCASISSEPSEATDGSPRESYGTFLTVPSYGLERRASEGVTTEKSRGDPASQIILADEIIKLSERLRSIATGASGYSNEEESSSETGEQSKKPLEDKDKRNGVRSRNGLVVENTECNEIAEKLSSIVRHRKLNGTTFHSSRSFDRNTETSTANMFASLKKSKQKKEEERSRKGSIESVRSESFEKKVEDITSKKNEIVFNRNEAEMDLTPPWRRARVKQFGETSRDVPRISALRNLHKSLNLDEPTNTKDLLLHLLGEWEGTTRSSGVGRKSVSVDWCGEESVARKTMNSLAEYFQSKQQKSTATNVSSSTSSSIHR, from the exons ATGATACGCGTCGACGAGACTGACCCGGTGGGCG AGCTCGAACCGAGTTTCCCCTATCGAAATGTGACAGTGCGTCGGGGCGTGGAATTCAAGGATCATTATGACATCGAATCTGAGATCGGACG AGGAAAATTTGGCACCGTTTATCGATGTAAGGAGAAAGTAAGCGACTTGATGCTCGCCGCAAAGGTGGTGAACACGGCGAAAAAGGAGGACAAACGATCGGTGGAACGAGAGGTGGAAATTATGAGACGGTTACAACATCCACGACTTATTCAGCTCTACGATGCCATTGACACCGGCAAGCAGATATACGTAATTTTGGAACT GATCGAAGGTGGCGAACTATTTGAGAGGGTGATAGACGACGATTTCGTGTTGACCGAGCGTAGCTGCGCCGTTTTCATGCGACAGATCTGCGAGGGTATAGAGTTCGTTCACCgacagaatattttacatctcGATTTAAAG CCTGAAAACATATTATGTTTGACAAAGGAGGGTAATAGAATCAAAATCATAGACTTCGGTCTGGCGAGGGAGTACGATCCAAAGAAGAAGTTGCAAGTTCTATTTGGCACGCCGGAGTTCGTTGCACCGGAAGTCGTAAATTTCGATCAGATTGGTTATGGTACCGACATGTGGAGTATAGGCGTCATCTGTTACGTATT atTATCCGGTTTGTCACCGTTCATGGGAGACACAGACATCGAGACAATGGCAAACGTGACCATCGCGAAGTACGACTTTGATCATGACGCATTCGCCAATATATCCGAAGACGCGAAGGATTTTATCCGTTGTCTGCTAGTCAAAGACAAAGA CAAACGAATGTCGGCCACGCACTGCAGGGAACATCGTTGGTTGGCGAAGAAGCCAGCGacgcagcaacagcagcaggtCGAGCAAACGGTGACGATATCGAAGCCGAAGACTCCAGATCTGCCAATCCCTCGAGTGGAAACGAGCAGCGTAGACGAGTTGGACGTGACCAAGGACAATCTGAGGCTGTTCGTGGAGCGCTGGCGTGAGCACCCTGACAGCCCGTATATCATAGATATTCCTCAGTGTGTGTTGACTCAACAGAATTCGACTCGCGATTACGAGGAATTAGTGTCGTTAGGAGGTCACAGTCCGTCGCCTTGTGCCAGTATCTCCAGCGAACCGTCAGAAGCGACGGACGGCTCACCCCGAGAGAGCTACGGCACGTTCCTGACGGTGCCTAGCTACGGTCTCGAGAGGAGAGCCTCCGAGGGCGTCACCACGGAGAAGTCAAGGGGCGACCCTGCCAGTCAAATCATCTTGGCTGATGAGATAATCAAATTATCAGAGCGTCTGAGATCCATAGCGACGGGAGCGAGCGGATATTCAAACGAGGAGGAAAGCTCCTCGGAGACCGGCGAGCAGAGCAAGAAGCCGCTCGAAGACAAGGACAAGAGGAACGGTGTTCGTTCGAGGAACGGATTGGTTGTTGAAAATACCGAATGCAACGAAATTGCGGAGAAATTGTCGAGCATAGTAAGACACAGGAAGCTCAACGGAACCACGTTCCATAGTAGTCGTAGTTTTGATAGGAACACGGAAACCAGTACCGCGAATATGTTCGCCTCGTTGAAGAAGTCGAAGcagaagaaagaggaggaaagaagcCGGAAAGGCTCTATAGAATCAGTTAGGTCGGAATCTTTCGAGAAGAAAGTGGAAGATATAACGagtaagaaaaatgaaatagtatttaacagAAATGAGGCTGAGATGGATCTTACTCCACCGTGGCGGCGCGCACGGGTGAAACAATTTGGTGAGACTAGTAGGGACGTCCCACGAATTTCTGCCCTTCGTAATTTGCATAAGAGTCTGAATCTGGATGAACCTACTAATACCAAGGATTTGTTGCTACATTTGCTTGGTGAATGGGAAGGAACCACGAGGTCGTCAGGAGTTGGTCGGAAGTCCGTCAGCGTTGATTGGTGTGGCGAGGAATCTGTTGCTAGGAAAACGATGAACTCTTTGGCCGAATATTTCCAATCGAAACAACAAAAGTCGACGGCGACTAACGTTAGTTCATCCACGTCGAGTTCGATACATCGTTGA